From the Clostridium cagae genome, the window TTCAGAAGCAATAAAAACTAATGTTATAGGAATGGAAAATGTAATCAAAGCAGCTATAAACAATAATATAGAATCAGTAGTTTTTACAAGTTCTGATAAGGCAATAAACCCTACTAATTCTTATGGAGCGACTAAACTTTTAGCTGAAAAACTAGTACAAGCAGCTAATTACAGTAAAGGTAGGGCAAAAACTAAGTTTACAGCAGTTAGATTTGGAAATGTAATGGGTTCGAGAGGTTCTGTAATTCCTCTTTTTAAAAAACAGATAGAGGATTTTAGAAAGATAACTATTACAGATCCTAATATGACAAGATTTATGATGACCTTAAGTCAATCAGTTAAACTTATTATGACGGCTGGTGAAATATCTCTTGGTGGAGAGGTTTTTATATTAAAGATGCCAATAATAAAGTTGCAACATTTGGCCGATGTTGTTGTTGAGGAAATAGCAAAGAAAACTAACATATCTTTAGAAAACATAGATATACAGACTATTGGGATCAGAGCAGGAGAAAGAAATTTTGAAGAACTTATGACAAAACAAGAGTCGGAATTTGCTTATGACTTAGGAGATATGTATGCTGTGTTATCTTCAGATTCTGTAAGAGGA encodes:
- a CDS encoding SDR family NAD(P)-dependent oxidoreductase — its product is MDYYTGKKILVIGGTGTIGNGLIKELLKQEPSVIRILSRDEYKQFIMENEIEDKSKLRYLIGDVRDYDRVDRAMDEIDVVFNLAAMKHVPACEYNPSEAIKTNVIGMENVIKAAINNNIESVVFTSSDKAINPTNSYGATKLLAEKLVQAANYSKGRAKTKFTAVRFGNVMGSRGSVIPLFKKQIEDFRKITITDPNMTRFMMTLSQSVKLIMTAGEISLGGEVFILKMPIIKLQHLADVVVEEIAKKTNISLENIDIQTIGIRAGERNFEELMTKQESEFAYDLGDMYAVLSSDSVRGLEVSYKKYKKAEVGSYNSSEGVHITKEQVRKLILSDKLI